From Streptomyces sp. NBC_00690, a single genomic window includes:
- a CDS encoding MFS transporter — MEIPLRLRQARSALLLIFLVHGAVFALLVTRIPAIQDRYGLSDAALPAFLAAVPILAGVGSLSASRLVRRVPAPMVVRVLQPVICLTLVGVGSGRAVWHLALSLAVFGLMVGALEATMNMTGVGIERGYGRSIMLRFHGAASLGGIVGALLAWAGAHWDVSLSVLYTVSVVVLLPIGVAAGPRLSAVELPGEGAAPASKTERPAVPWKPLLPLCLIMGVAVVADSTATNWSAKFLQDTLGSSEAVATLPYALYMVATLVGRGFGDQWVRRWGAASVIRAGAVLSAAGFSVVAAAPGPWAAVFGFGMLGAGLSVIIPQVFTVGARLLPGSSDTAIARVNLFNYVGFLVGPPLVGAVGATVSYRAAMCVPLLLVLGVLLMARSLVAPERPEPTVPLARPAPTTTG; from the coding sequence ATGGAGATCCCGCTGCGACTGCGGCAAGCCCGGTCAGCACTGTTGCTGATCTTCCTCGTCCACGGAGCGGTCTTCGCCCTGCTGGTCACCCGGATTCCCGCGATCCAGGACCGGTACGGGCTCAGCGACGCAGCCCTGCCCGCATTCTTGGCCGCCGTGCCGATCCTCGCCGGAGTGGGGAGCCTCAGCGCCTCCCGCCTGGTGCGGCGGGTGCCCGCGCCGATGGTGGTGCGGGTGCTCCAGCCGGTGATCTGTCTGACGCTGGTGGGGGTGGGGTCGGGCCGGGCCGTGTGGCACCTCGCCCTGAGCCTTGCCGTGTTCGGACTGATGGTGGGCGCGTTGGAAGCGACGATGAACATGACGGGCGTCGGCATCGAACGCGGCTACGGCCGCAGCATCATGTTGCGCTTCCACGGGGCCGCCAGCCTCGGTGGCATCGTCGGCGCCCTGCTGGCCTGGGCGGGTGCACACTGGGACGTCTCGCTGTCCGTCCTCTATACGGTCTCGGTCGTGGTGCTGCTACCGATCGGTGTGGCGGCGGGCCCTCGGTTGTCCGCGGTGGAGCTGCCCGGTGAAGGCGCGGCGCCGGCATCGAAGACCGAGCGGCCGGCAGTGCCGTGGAAGCCGCTGCTGCCGCTCTGCCTGATCATGGGCGTTGCGGTGGTCGCCGACTCCACGGCCACCAACTGGAGTGCCAAGTTCCTTCAGGACACGCTGGGGAGCTCCGAGGCGGTGGCCACTCTGCCGTACGCCCTCTACATGGTCGCCACGCTGGTGGGTCGTGGTTTCGGCGACCAGTGGGTGAGGCGGTGGGGCGCTGCCAGTGTGATCCGCGCGGGCGCGGTGCTGTCGGCCGCCGGTTTCTCGGTGGTCGCCGCGGCGCCGGGGCCCTGGGCCGCGGTGTTCGGCTTCGGCATGCTCGGCGCCGGTCTGTCGGTGATCATTCCGCAGGTGTTCACGGTCGGCGCCCGGCTGCTGCCGGGGTCGTCGGACACCGCCATCGCCCGCGTCAACCTCTTCAACTACGTGGGATTCCTCGTCGGTCCGCCGTTGGTCGGGGCGGTCGGCGCGACGGTCTCCTACCGAGCTGCGATGTGCGTACCGCTGTTGCTCGTCCTCGGGGTGTTGTTGATGGCGCGTTCACTGGTGGCCCCCGAGCGTCCGGAGCCGACCGTGCCGCTGGCTCGACCGGCTCCGACCACCACCGGGTAG
- a CDS encoding thioesterase II family protein has product MTRYLRRGGTADGGRLRLFCFPYAGGGASAYASWQRRLGAAVDVQPVQLPGREGRMAEPRFTDLPALIADLDREIGPELEQPHLMYGHSMGALIAFALTQYRRARGARLPLALVLSSHRAPHLPAPPIAQGQVLDDGELVRGLAELGGLPQALLDRPEWLTALLPVVRGDLALCADAGGVDRSPLPVPVHAFGGVEDRLVTVPEIREWSAYTTAESAVEVLPGGHFFIREEEDHFLGRLQLLLERYENAPGLIERDLVGAPSE; this is encoded by the coding sequence ATGACGCGATATCTGAGGCGCGGCGGGACGGCCGACGGGGGCCGACTGCGCTTGTTCTGCTTCCCCTACGCGGGTGGGGGTGCCTCCGCCTACGCCAGCTGGCAGCGCCGGCTTGGCGCCGCCGTGGACGTGCAACCGGTGCAGCTTCCCGGCCGCGAGGGCCGGATGGCGGAACCGCGCTTCACCGATCTGCCGGCGCTGATAGCCGACTTGGACCGGGAGATCGGACCAGAACTCGAACAACCGCATCTGATGTACGGACACAGCATGGGTGCGCTGATCGCGTTCGCCCTCACCCAGTACCGACGGGCCCGTGGTGCCCGGCTGCCGCTGGCCCTGGTGCTGAGCAGCCATCGCGCTCCGCACCTGCCCGCGCCACCGATCGCCCAGGGACAGGTCCTGGACGACGGGGAGCTGGTCCGGGGACTGGCGGAGCTCGGCGGGCTGCCTCAGGCGTTGCTTGACCGACCGGAGTGGTTGACGGCCCTCCTGCCGGTGGTCCGGGGAGATCTGGCGCTCTGCGCCGATGCGGGCGGAGTGGATCGCTCCCCGCTACCAGTGCCCGTCCATGCCTTCGGCGGGGTGGAGGACCGCTTGGTCACGGTGCCCGAGATCCGGGAGTGGTCCGCCTACACGACCGCGGAGAGTGCGGTGGAGGTGCTACCCGGGGGGCACTTCTTCATCCGGGAGGAGGAAGACCACTTCCTCGGGCGCCTGCAACTCCTCCTGGAACGGTACGAGAACGCACCCGGCCTGATCGAGCGGGACCTGGTCGGAGCTCCGAGCGAGTGA
- a CDS encoding MFS transporter translates to MHPTAKDGTTPEDPRRWWMLGVLSLALFAIVLNNGLLNVAIPEMMRSLDADISEVQFIVDSYALALAGALLTAGTLSDRYGHKLATLTGTVVFGVGSLVGMVADGPGQLVAARALMGLGAAFIMPGTLAVLVHVFPPAERARAIGIWSGASALGVAAGPVIGGFLVGHFWWGSIFLVNLVPVAVVLVAGALLLPESSNATPRRPDPIGALLGTAAMVGLVFGTIRVSQHGWTAPGPLAGFTVALVAGVAFVLWERAHPSPMVDFELLRKRPFIGASLSILLLMFGLAGTLFVLTQRLQFALGYGALQAGLAVMPVAFAVLLGTLMCSALVRRVGPGGSVAIGLGAGAVGILIVGTVGSGYPPVLAGLLLAGVGFGLAMGPTTDVVMSLVPPERSGATGSLDMTMQELGNALGVAVVGSVLARSYADEVTSVGLPDAAGRTLDSALRLAERTGGSTGADLAASARAAFDEAAGVGLVVAAVGVAAGALVAAALMPRRGASVDGAGDEFGVGEGPATASGTPEDTAPRVVEQGSRH, encoded by the coding sequence ATGCACCCGACCGCCAAGGACGGCACGACCCCTGAGGACCCACGCCGTTGGTGGATGCTCGGTGTGCTCTCCCTCGCGCTGTTCGCGATCGTGCTTAACAACGGCCTGCTCAACGTGGCCATCCCGGAGATGATGCGCAGCCTGGACGCGGACATCAGCGAGGTCCAGTTCATCGTGGACAGCTATGCGCTGGCCCTCGCCGGAGCCCTGCTGACCGCCGGTACGCTCTCCGACCGCTACGGCCACAAGCTCGCCACCTTGACCGGCACGGTCGTGTTCGGAGTCGGTTCGCTGGTGGGCATGGTCGCGGACGGCCCGGGCCAACTCGTCGCGGCTCGTGCCCTGATGGGTCTGGGCGCCGCCTTCATCATGCCGGGCACCCTCGCCGTGCTGGTCCATGTCTTCCCCCCGGCCGAACGGGCGCGCGCCATCGGCATCTGGAGTGGCGCCTCGGCGCTCGGGGTGGCCGCGGGCCCGGTCATCGGGGGGTTCCTGGTGGGTCACTTCTGGTGGGGTTCGATCTTCCTGGTGAACCTGGTACCGGTGGCCGTCGTGTTGGTGGCCGGTGCGCTGCTGTTGCCGGAGTCGTCCAACGCCACACCGCGCAGGCCCGATCCCATCGGTGCGCTGCTCGGCACTGCGGCCATGGTGGGTCTGGTCTTCGGCACGATCCGGGTCTCCCAACATGGCTGGACGGCACCCGGTCCGTTGGCCGGGTTTACGGTGGCGCTGGTCGCCGGGGTCGCCTTCGTCCTGTGGGAGCGCGCCCACCCGAGCCCGATGGTCGACTTCGAGCTGCTGCGTAAACGGCCCTTCATCGGGGCGAGCCTGAGCATCCTCCTGTTGATGTTCGGACTGGCCGGCACCCTGTTCGTCCTCACCCAACGGCTTCAGTTCGCCCTGGGCTACGGAGCCTTGCAGGCGGGACTTGCGGTGATGCCCGTCGCCTTCGCCGTGCTCCTGGGAACACTGATGTGTTCGGCACTGGTACGCCGGGTGGGGCCGGGCGGCAGCGTGGCGATCGGGTTGGGCGCTGGTGCGGTCGGCATTCTGATCGTGGGCACGGTCGGGAGCGGCTATCCGCCTGTCCTGGCGGGACTGCTGCTGGCGGGCGTCGGCTTCGGGCTGGCGATGGGGCCGACCACGGACGTGGTGATGTCCCTGGTACCGCCCGAGCGTTCCGGTGCCACCGGCTCCTTGGACATGACCATGCAGGAGCTGGGAAACGCCCTGGGCGTCGCGGTCGTGGGCAGCGTCCTCGCGCGCAGCTACGCCGACGAGGTGACCTCCGTCGGTCTGCCGGACGCGGCCGGGCGGACCCTCGACAGCGCACTCAGGCTCGCCGAGCGGACCGGTGGCAGTACGGGGGCGGACTTAGCGGCCAGCGCTCGGGCGGCCTTCGACGAGGCCGCGGGGGTGGGGCTGGTGGTGGCCGCGGTCGGGGTGGCGGCCGGTGCGCTGGTCGCCGCAGCGCTGATGCCCCGGCGCGGCGCGTCGGTTGACGGAGCTGGCGACGAGTTCGGCGTGGGGGAGGGGCCGGCGACTGCCTCGGGAACGCCCGAGGACACGGCACCGCGGGTGGTGGAACAGGGTTCACGTCACTAG